From the Mesotoga prima MesG1.Ag.4.2 genome, the window CTCAAACTCGAAGGACTGTTGTTTCCATACCACTATGGTTCTTACGCAACCCAATGTTCACAGAGAACAAGGGTTCATATGCTCAAAGTTTCCATACCACTATGGTTCTTACGCAACTCACTTCGAGAGCTCATCCGTACCCAACTTCAAGAACGTTTCCATACCACTATGGTTCTTACGCAACGAAGAGTACGCGTCCCCGGTAGTGGCCTTCTCGATTCGTTTCCATACCACTATGGTTCTTACGCAACAAGGTCAAAGACGGGATTCTCGACGCTCTCTCGATCGTTTCCATACCACTATGGTTCTTACGCAACATGCAGACACGGCCAACACGGTGATAGGTATTCTCAAGTTTCCATACCACTATGGTTCTTACGCAACGGAATATAGCGGAAAGTGGAAAACAGAAAGTATTGGTTGTTTCCATACCACTATGGTTCTTACGCAACAAAAACAAATGATTGACAAACCTAAAAGGAGGTTGGTAGTTTCCATACCACTATGGTTCTTACGCAACTATGAAGTGTATAGGAGTAGTAGAATCAGGTCACAGCTGTTTCCATACCACTATGGTTCTTACGCAACTCACCTACCACCCGGACAACTCCATTTTCCCAACTGTTTCCATACCACTATGGTTCTTACGCAACCGCTTTTATTACAAAGATATTATACAGGTTTTGGGGAGGCAGAATCAACCAACTGGGAAGATCTCGTAAGCGACATCGAATTTACATTTCGGCGATTCGCTTGGATTTGATTCTTGATGGACGCAGTGTGATGTGGAGGGAGAAGGCGCCGGTATTCTCTAAGGAAGAACGACCGTGAAGAATACCAACGCGACACTCCCCAGCAGAAGCTTACAGAAGAAAAGCGCTCCCGATTTCGCTTTCAATCAAATGACCTATCCTCAGTCGAATCTGTGTAAACTGCATAATAATCATTCTAAATAGGCCTAGAAGTGTTATTAGGAAATGATTTCATAGGAAGATGGTATACGATCGATCCGACGAGGATTGGTAACGGAATTATTAACTCGGAAAAAGCTCTATGCAAGGACAACTCAATGCGATCAACAAAATCGGATAAATACACTCCTTAATTTGGGGTTCATCGAAATCGACTTTACGTAATGCGATCCGACAATAAGGATAACAAACTAAGTTATATATCTTCGAATTCAAAAGACTTGTAGCCGTTTGATAAAATAGTTGGTCGTGTGTTTGAAAGTGGTTATTTGAAATGATAATATTGCGAAGATATGAACCAAGATCGAGAAGGTGACTGCCGCTGAACAGCGGATCTTCAATACCCTCAAAAGCAAAAAGGCACACCGGCTTTGTTGCCCAAGGTGTGCCCAGAAAAAGTCTTCAAGGAAAAGCCAATGTACGAATTGTTCAGATACTTATTCTTGTTTTTGTATAGTTTAAACCTGCTTCGTGTTGCTCTGTTCTGATGTACCTTTCGTATTCGTCGTGATTTCTAAGTATCGTGGCTATTTTGAGGGGCTCTTCCCCGTGTCTTATATAGAATACTCTCACACCCTTGGCCGGAAACTTGTAGCACTGGGCATCACCAACATACTCATGAAGCTGATGCTCTGCTTCTGCCTCATTCCTGAGCATCTTTTTGATATATTCCAGATAGACTGGATCTTTGTCGATTACTTTCTGTGCTGAGTCGCTTAAGTAGATTTCAGGGTTCGAGACAGTGTATCTCCCCCAGAGAATTTTTCCAAAGTTCGAGAGATAGACAAGCCCATCTTCTTCAAGAAGTATTTGTGGGACAATTTTGGTGAAAAGCTCATTTCCAAATTCCTTCCTTGCTTCCTCGACAGGAACGCAGTCGTTATCGACTTTTTCGAAGAAAGAAGAATGTTTCTCCATTATCTCGAAGTCAAAGTTTATCGGGAAGGGAGGAAGCTCCAGCAAGTGAGGGGAGTTCTCGTAAAGGTAGAACACCCTGGAATCGAAAACTGCCGCAACGATTGTGGTGTACGGAATCAGTGATCTGTATCCTGAGGTGGCATTGAAGTAGTTGTCATATGACCATTGTTCGCCGTTATCAAATAGGCCAATAATTAGATCCACGTAATCTGCGATTCCCTTTTTGAAGGCCGTATTCGAATCGTCGGTCAAGCCTTCGACAACTCTTGTGATGACGTTGATTCCCCTGGATCTGTATAACTCAGTGAGAGCTTCCATGCATGCTTTAGATACATCAGTGTTGGTCGCTATGAAGATTAGCAAATCGTCTTTGTTTACGCCGAAGGTTCCGAGCCCGTTGATTTCTGGAGAGATCTTCTTAAGCTCGTCCTCGCTCATCTTTCTGAGATAGCTTACGATTGCTGAACTGCTGAGTTCACTGTCTGGGGAAGCATACATTTTCTTAAGGTTGAACCATATCGTTCCACCGACGTTTGTTATTACTCTTCTTTGTCTGCCCATGATTTGCTCTCCGGAAGCTCGACAACGTCACCTACGACATAAGGTTCTTTCTTCTGAGCGTCAATTCCTCTTCTGTCGACCGCGAATACTCTAGTGACATCGAGCATCTTAGATTCTAGAACCTCTGCAAATTCACCCGTTACGTATTGCAGGAAGGATGTTCCACCGGCGAGATTTACGGTTATTCTGGATCTGATGTCCACCGGGAAGTCCGAGCTCATTCTTCTCATGATGTCTTGAACCTCTTCAAATCCTGTGAATGGATCATTGAAGAGATAAGTGCTGATCTTCTCAATATCGAATCCGGCCTTCATGCATATCTCTGGAATGTTATCTTTACCTGCTTGCGAAGTTATGACTATTACTCTGTCAGGATTCAGCCTTTTAATGAGCGTGTACAGTACTCCCGGGGATGTGCCGAGAGGAGTAAGCAGTATTTTCTCTGTCAATGGTGTGACCTCCATTTTTATGGTTTTTATTGCGAATTGATTCAGGCCGGCACGGACGAACTCCTTGACTATGTCCTTCTTAACGCTATCTATGATTCTGATCAATGAATTCATGTCATTTTTGCTTTCTCTCTCTATATTGATACTCAGGCGGAGAGTGCCATCGGTGTTTCCAAATAGGCTCTTTTCCATGAAGAACCTTGGGTAAACGTAGTTCACCATATTGTGTTTTTCGAAGTGTGGAAACTGGACAGCCTTGAAAGAGATCTTTGACAGGAGCTTCAGCCAGTTTGGCATCGTGATCGTACCCTTGCATTCATCGATTCTCTTCCGAATCATTGGGTAGAGTGTATTCTTTTCTAGCTCACTTGCTTTGTTACTGATTGAGATTGCGAGATCTCTGTTCATTGACTTGTATTCAGAGGCTTCGAAGGACGCTCGCAGCTTGCCCACTTCACTCACGAGATCGGATACTTCATTCCTAATGAACGGTGAAATCTCCGTGTTGCTTTCGAGTTCCACAGCAAGCGCTTCGATCTCGGTTATTGTTCTCAAGACGCGTGTCTTGAAATAGTTTGGTTCTACGGTTCTGTCTGACTGAACATCCGTGCCGTCAATAAACTTTAGCCATCTCGCAGCCATTATCGTTAATTTCTGCCAGTTTTCGTCGGCGAAACTAGCCGCAACCACCTTATCGAGAGGTTCTGGTTCCATCGAAAGCATCCTCACAATATCCTTCAGCTTTCCGGGTTTTCCGGTAATGGGCATGTACTCTCTGTGGTATCTTGTCACCAGTTTCACGGCAGTCTTTATGTTGTCCCAAGTGTTTTTATTACATGAGTCTGTGTCAAATGAGTTTTGCTTATCATCG encodes:
- a CDS encoding CRISPR-associated protein, producing the protein MGRQRRVITNVGGTIWFNLKKMYASPDSELSSSAIVSYLRKMSEDELKKISPEINGLGTFGVNKDDLLIFIATNTDVSKACMEALTELYRSRGINVITRVVEGLTDDSNTAFKKGIADYVDLIIGLFDNGEQWSYDNYFNATSGYRSLIPYTTIVAAVFDSRVFYLYENSPHLLELPPFPINFDFEIMEKHSSFFEKVDNDCVPVEEARKEFGNELFTKIVPQILLEEDGLVYLSNFGKILWGRYTVSNPEIYLSDSAQKVIDKDPVYLEYIKKMLRNEAEAEHQLHEYVGDAQCYKFPAKGVRVFYIRHGEEPLKIATILRNHDEYERYIRTEQHEAGLNYTKTRISI